The proteins below are encoded in one region of Ereboglobus luteus:
- a CDS encoding MMPL family transporter, translating into MSLLRKTPARLLLIAGLLAGAAWLASLDFGKKFTSDILELIPPTERSPELAVVRSLANEKQARVALFALNAPGSDDDTRERAARAFTAALLASDAFAEAEILSDSISRNDLAKQIFNQRLDLLLPGWLAKNEIAFLGARASRPQDNPSNGGRDARAPGDNAFAEWLAEKTAADLEHFMARPEALAFAELIPADPLLLLPELVEKVQALDTSSDAPVDTALIWTLTRENPLHDAGQKPVFDAVDAARAAAQTVASGTEIRWAAISRFAAESKRSIMQELFVGTPLTLFVVLGIAVLCLPRILGALNLAPVVFGALLGACIAVTLCFEHVHFLVFVLGLMLAGVSIDYGFYLYLQPQKNPGEPYAAKVRRLMKPLLGSALTTVLGFSLLLFSDLALIRQLGVFVSAGLLCALVTAVLWFAQIKNPNMQARAFASAQLEHSPRARRAAIALLCAGALVALLGPWRLHWHDSTQDLQPRLPQLAGEAIDVRQLFGDSAARTVYLTRGETIADARASLEKFTAWHGAQFPDAATASLGYALPLRADYDALPARIETLRGFPDALRDALGRHGFDAAEFAPFFAAWEKFSSFEREGARKARPYDDVVANLSSSLHGQTALLMADTPGASFLLTVADHPAPADDPPAELATTSLNQLESLNKLFARYRLSALRLSIIGLVLVGLSMWAIYGVKRGSLIFTTPVFSCLFTFGVLGLCGVTLNLFHLLGAFLGVCLSHNYAIFTAENDARKERPPPSIRLSAFSTAASFGVLACSGIPVVSALGVTVALIVLSALAIVELKRVAKFQKPHQT; encoded by the coding sequence ATGAGCCTTTTGCGCAAAACGCCCGCCCGCCTCCTTTTGATCGCCGGCCTGCTCGCCGGCGCCGCGTGGCTTGCGTCGCTCGACTTCGGCAAAAAATTCACCTCGGACATTCTGGAACTCATTCCGCCCACCGAGCGCTCGCCCGAGCTCGCAGTGGTCCGTTCCCTCGCCAACGAAAAGCAAGCCCGAGTCGCGCTCTTTGCGTTGAACGCTCCCGGAAGCGATGACGACACGCGCGAACGCGCGGCCCGCGCTTTCACCGCCGCGCTTCTCGCGAGCGACGCGTTTGCCGAGGCCGAAATCCTCTCCGACAGCATTTCGCGCAACGACCTCGCCAAACAAATTTTCAACCAGCGCCTCGATCTCCTGCTTCCCGGTTGGCTCGCGAAAAACGAAATTGCATTCCTGGGAGCGCGGGCGTCCCGCCCGCAGGACAACCCTTCAAACGGCGGGCGGGACGCCCGCGCTCCCGGGGACAACGCCTTCGCCGAGTGGCTCGCCGAAAAAACCGCCGCCGACCTCGAACACTTCATGGCCAGGCCCGAGGCGCTCGCCTTTGCCGAGCTCATTCCCGCCGACCCGCTCCTCCTTCTCCCCGAACTCGTCGAAAAAGTCCAGGCGCTCGACACCTCCTCCGACGCGCCCGTCGACACCGCGCTCATCTGGACGCTCACCCGCGAAAACCCGCTCCACGACGCCGGGCAAAAACCCGTGTTCGATGCCGTTGATGCCGCGCGCGCCGCCGCGCAAACTGTCGCGTCCGGCACCGAGATACGCTGGGCGGCGATCAGCCGCTTCGCCGCCGAGAGCAAACGCAGCATCATGCAAGAGCTGTTTGTCGGCACGCCGCTCACCCTGTTTGTCGTCCTCGGCATCGCGGTGCTTTGCCTGCCGCGCATTCTCGGCGCGCTCAATCTCGCGCCGGTTGTTTTCGGCGCGCTGCTCGGCGCGTGCATCGCGGTCACGCTGTGTTTCGAGCATGTGCATTTCCTTGTCTTTGTGCTCGGGCTGATGCTCGCGGGCGTCTCGATCGACTACGGATTTTATCTTTACCTGCAGCCGCAAAAAAATCCCGGCGAACCCTACGCCGCAAAAGTTCGCCGCCTGATGAAGCCGCTTCTCGGCAGCGCGCTGACAACCGTGCTCGGATTTTCGCTGCTCCTCTTTTCCGACCTCGCGCTCATCCGGCAGCTCGGCGTGTTTGTGAGCGCGGGGCTGCTCTGCGCGCTCGTCACCGCCGTGCTCTGGTTCGCGCAAATTAAAAATCCCAACATGCAAGCGCGCGCGTTTGCTAGCGCGCAACTCGAGCACTCCCCGCGCGCGCGCCGCGCCGCCATCGCGCTGCTTTGCGCCGGCGCGCTCGTGGCGTTGCTCGGCCCGTGGCGCTTGCACTGGCACGACAGCACGCAGGATCTCCAGCCGCGCCTGCCGCAGCTCGCCGGCGAGGCCATTGATGTCCGCCAGCTTTTCGGAGACTCGGCGGCGCGCACCGTTTATCTCACGCGCGGCGAAACCATCGCCGACGCGCGCGCCTCGCTCGAAAAATTCACCGCGTGGCACGGCGCGCAGTTTCCCGACGCCGCCACGGCCTCGCTCGGCTACGCGCTTCCGCTTCGCGCCGATTATGACGCGCTGCCGGCGCGCATCGAAACGCTGCGCGGGTTTCCCGACGCGCTGCGCGACGCGCTCGGGCGGCACGGTTTTGACGCGGCGGAGTTCGCGCCGTTTTTTGCGGCGTGGGAAAAATTCTCGTCGTTTGAACGCGAGGGCGCGCGCAAGGCGCGCCCCTACGACGACGTTGTCGCCAATCTCTCCTCGTCGCTTCACGGACAAACCGCGCTCCTCATGGCCGACACGCCCGGCGCGAGTTTTTTGCTCACCGTCGCCGACCATCCCGCGCCCGCCGATGATCCTCCCGCCGAGCTCGCCACCACGAGCCTCAACCAGCTCGAGTCGCTCAACAAACTCTTCGCGCGCTACCGGCTTTCCGCGCTTCGCCTCAGCATCATAGGCCTCGTGCTCGTCGGCCTGAGCATGTGGGCGATTTACGGTGTGAAGCGCGGTTCGCTCATTTTCACCACGCCGGTTTTCTCGTGCCTGTTCACCTTCGGCGTGCTCGGGCTGTGCGGCGTGACACTCAATCTTTTTCACCTGCTGGGCGCGTTTCTCGGCGTCTGCCTCAGCCACAACTACGCCATTTTCACCGCCGAAAACGACGCGCGCAAGGAACGCCCGCCACCCTCGATCCGCCTCTCCGCGTTCAGCACCGCGGCCTCGTTCGGCGTGCTCGCGTGCAGCGGCATCCCCGTCGTGTCCGCGCTCGGCGTCACCGTCGCGCTCATCGTGCTTTCCGCGCTCGCCATCGTGGAGTTGAAGCGCGTCGCAAAATTCCAAAAACCACACCAAACGTAA
- a CDS encoding lipid biosynthesis B12-binding/radical SAM protein — protein sequence METNRPQGAAQPRVLLVNLNTYDQPYPVYPLGLAYIDGALRKAGYETRLWDSRTSGEPVEQCAAKMKPDYVALSLRNIDNAQSHNPLSFVRNLSDCCSVLRKVTTAPLIVGGSAFSLFPTELLELTGADYGVRGEGEAPLVELLSALRDGRAPSEIPGVAWNESPHDSRCNECAAMQAGFTAEPAHDPDIINAYVSTGSIIGLQTQRGCPLKCCYCAYPHIEGRRSRFRTGAQVVEEMARLRALGVRYTFIVDSVFNTSEKHIVDVCEAMIAAKLDMEWECFLSPRGLTREHLELMKRAGLKDVEFGSDSFSDPVLAAYGKSFTFDDIKRVSDDAQALDINYSHYLIFGGPGETPETIEETLARAEKMPRAFFFATLGMRIYPGTRLWEKHGPPATGETREAFLATPRFHIEPPLTVQGMYARLRAFRETAPNWVVGDPPPAFVATMKKLRDRGLSGPLWEYIELLQRYQAHETQG from the coding sequence ATGGAAACAAACCGTCCGCAGGGCGCCGCGCAGCCGCGCGTGTTGCTCGTCAACCTCAACACTTATGACCAGCCGTATCCCGTTTATCCGCTCGGGCTCGCCTACATCGACGGCGCGCTGCGCAAGGCGGGCTACGAGACGCGCCTCTGGGATTCGCGCACCAGCGGCGAGCCGGTCGAGCAATGCGCCGCGAAGATGAAACCCGACTATGTCGCGCTTTCGCTCCGCAACATCGACAACGCGCAGAGCCACAACCCGCTTTCCTTTGTCCGCAACCTCTCCGATTGCTGCTCCGTGTTGCGCAAGGTCACCACCGCGCCGCTCATCGTCGGAGGCAGTGCATTTTCGCTCTTTCCGACCGAGCTACTCGAGCTTACCGGCGCCGATTACGGTGTGCGCGGCGAGGGCGAGGCGCCGCTTGTGGAACTCCTTTCCGCGCTTCGCGACGGGCGCGCGCCCTCCGAAATTCCCGGTGTCGCGTGGAACGAATCCCCTCACGATTCCCGCTGCAACGAGTGCGCCGCCATGCAGGCCGGTTTCACCGCCGAGCCCGCGCACGATCCCGACATCATCAACGCCTATGTTTCCACCGGCTCGATCATCGGGCTGCAGACGCAACGCGGTTGTCCGCTCAAATGCTGCTACTGCGCGTATCCGCACATCGAGGGCCGCCGCAGCCGCTTCCGCACCGGCGCGCAAGTGGTCGAGGAAATGGCCCGCCTGCGCGCGCTTGGCGTGCGTTACACATTCATCGTCGATTCCGTTTTCAACACCAGCGAGAAACACATTGTCGATGTGTGCGAAGCCATGATCGCCGCCAAGCTCGACATGGAATGGGAATGTTTCCTGAGCCCGCGCGGGCTCACCCGCGAACACTTGGAGCTCATGAAACGCGCCGGCTTGAAGGACGTCGAGTTTGGCTCGGACAGCTTCAGCGACCCCGTGCTCGCCGCCTATGGAAAATCGTTCACCTTCGACGATATCAAGCGGGTCAGTGACGACGCGCAGGCCCTCGACATCAACTACAGCCATTATCTGATTTTCGGGGGACCCGGGGAAACTCCCGAGACAATCGAGGAAACTCTTGCCCGCGCCGAAAAAATGCCGCGCGCGTTCTTCTTCGCCACGCTTGGCATGCGCATTTATCCCGGCACGCGCCTTTGGGAAAAACACGGTCCGCCCGCCACGGGTGAAACACGCGAGGCCTTCCTCGCCACGCCGCGCTTCCACATCGAGCCGCCGCTCACCGTGCAGGGCATGTATGCGCGCCTGCGCGCCTTTCGCGAAACCGCGCCCAACTGGGTCGTGGGCGACCCGCCGCCGGCATTCGTTGCGACGATGAAAAAGCTTCGCGACCGAGGCCTCAGCGGCCCGCTCTGGGAATACATCGAATTGCTCCAGCGCTACCAGGCACACGAGACACAAGGGTGA
- a CDS encoding FAD-dependent oxidoreductase, producing MITSREYDKPMPFQPPTWAKKITAEHLKLRRISDKSLEYGYWWIELGGVYDAIRDNEQLRFELLSIVMGIWDYVKNSGKFPNAANRVLETIGMVPGRRDTYRLVGDHVITQLDIEGGWKQFDDAIAVGGWPMDDHPAEGFWASDRRGCRQIHGKQPYYNIPFGCLYSKKITNLMMAGRNISASHVAFTSTRVMSTCAAIGQAVGTAAAMCLDADISPARLRADKTMLKRLQQELLRDNQTILDIKNEDSRDLAPKAKVTASESALESKPENAISGILLDGPKTNRNRWLATAAAKPWLKLEWNAPVRISQVRLAFDGGKRRLTQTGQQSVIKTMVVGVQPELVRDYTITAILPDGSERPLAEVTNNYQALRVHTFDSVNAKAVRIDIAATNGAEHAIIREVRVES from the coding sequence ATGATCACGTCGCGCGAATACGACAAACCCATGCCGTTCCAGCCGCCGACATGGGCGAAAAAAATCACCGCCGAGCACCTCAAGCTCCGCCGCATCTCCGACAAGAGCCTCGAATATGGTTATTGGTGGATTGAACTCGGCGGCGTTTACGACGCCATCCGCGACAACGAGCAACTGCGCTTCGAACTCCTCTCGATCGTGATGGGCATTTGGGATTACGTGAAAAACAGCGGCAAGTTCCCCAACGCCGCAAACCGCGTGCTCGAAACCATCGGCATGGTTCCCGGCCGCCGCGACACCTACCGTCTCGTCGGCGATCATGTGATAACGCAGCTCGACATTGAGGGCGGCTGGAAACAATTCGACGACGCCATCGCCGTCGGCGGCTGGCCCATGGACGACCATCCCGCCGAGGGTTTCTGGGCGTCGGACCGCCGCGGCTGCCGCCAAATCCACGGCAAGCAACCCTACTACAACATTCCCTTCGGCTGCCTCTATTCGAAAAAAATTACGAACCTCATGATGGCGGGCCGCAACATCAGCGCGTCGCACGTGGCCTTCACGTCCACGCGCGTCATGTCCACCTGCGCCGCCATCGGCCAGGCCGTGGGCACAGCCGCGGCGATGTGCCTCGACGCGGACATTTCGCCCGCCCGACTGCGCGCCGACAAAACCATGCTGAAGCGCCTTCAGCAGGAACTCCTGCGCGACAACCAAACCATTCTCGACATCAAAAACGAGGATTCCCGCGACCTCGCGCCGAAGGCGAAAGTCACCGCCTCGGAATCGGCGCTCGAGTCGAAACCCGAAAACGCGATCTCGGGAATCCTGCTCGACGGCCCGAAAACAAACCGCAACCGCTGGCTCGCAACCGCCGCCGCCAAACCCTGGCTCAAGCTGGAATGGAACGCGCCGGTGCGAATCTCCCAAGTGCGCCTCGCCTTCGACGGCGGCAAAAGACGCCTCACGCAAACCGGCCAGCAATCCGTGATCAAGACCATGGTCGTGGGCGTGCAACCGGAACTGGTTCGCGACTACACGATCACCGCGATCCTGCCCGACGGCTCCGAACGCCCGCTCGCCGAGGTGACCAACAATTACCAAGCCCTCCGCGTCCACACCTTCGATTCGGTGAATGCAAAAGCCGTGCGCATCGACATCGCCGCCACCAACGGCGCCGAGCATGCAATCATCAGGGAAGTGCGCGTGGAAAGTTAG
- a CDS encoding FAD-dependent oxidoreductase, which produces MKPNEISRRKFLTQSAVSMLGCSIVVTAPQTLCAATLAAASASGGAPAPTPASGGKSSKLPPLVKGSTHASYKALAGEPLMRQLELKCDVLVAGGGLSGIATALAAARRGKKVILVQDRSRLGGNSSSEIKMHPLGVDPRKTGWREGGIIEELKLENACKNPGLSWEIWDFILYDKVVSETNIQLLLDTSVYRVETKGKKITHAWTRSDTTLNACRIEAALFVDATGDCRLGREAGAPVFSGRETKETFGESLSGYDPRARARAPRS; this is translated from the coding sequence ATGAAACCCAACGAAATCAGCAGAAGAAAATTCTTAACCCAATCGGCAGTTTCGATGCTCGGTTGCTCAATTGTCGTGACCGCGCCGCAAACACTCTGCGCCGCAACCCTCGCGGCGGCATCTGCAAGCGGCGGCGCGCCCGCGCCAACGCCAGCGTCCGGCGGCAAAAGCTCGAAGCTCCCGCCGCTCGTCAAGGGCAGCACCCATGCATCCTACAAGGCGCTCGCGGGCGAGCCGTTGATGCGTCAGCTCGAGCTCAAGTGCGACGTGCTTGTCGCCGGCGGCGGACTCTCCGGAATCGCAACCGCGCTGGCCGCGGCGCGGCGCGGCAAAAAAGTGATTCTCGTGCAGGACCGTTCGCGACTCGGCGGCAACAGTTCCTCCGAAATTAAAATGCACCCGCTCGGCGTCGATCCGCGCAAAACCGGCTGGCGCGAGGGCGGCATCATCGAGGAACTCAAACTCGAAAACGCCTGCAAAAATCCCGGCCTCTCGTGGGAAATATGGGACTTCATACTCTACGACAAAGTCGTATCGGAAACGAACATCCAGTTGCTGCTCGACACATCGGTTTATCGCGTGGAAACGAAGGGCAAGAAAATCACCCATGCCTGGACGCGCAGCGACACCACGCTCAACGCGTGCCGGATTGAGGCCGCGCTGTTTGTCGATGCCACGGGCGACTGCCGGCTCGGACGGGAAGCCGGCGCGCCGGTGTTCTCGGGCCGCGAAACCAAGGAGACATTTGGCGAATCACTCTCGGGCTACGACCCGAGGGCACGCGCCAGGGCTCCACGCTCATGA
- a CDS encoding oligogalacturonate lyase family protein — protein sequence MKTRTLLITALCAFIVPAALDASNVGKRYPSEMRTMTDRVTGATLTVLTASSFSDAKPYQTHDTWTADGNWIIFRSTRDGAKNGQIFVVSEITGDIIQLTGDPATNTGSINLSRKEMKLYYSRGGPRRLPPGSVTTLEAPRPLQVIELNIGNLIADSMAGELKAPETYERIVVTLPDDVRDGGLALDADETRLYWGVNYAKPDLQARQRQAAAARDSKGARQIDKSNTDPKVDREANRKRFAEAGKGDCGIKMIDIATGKITDVIKVPFRLGHLQANPWTPGEIIYCHETTGDAVQRIWACNADGSNNRPIYVETDDEWITHETVAGPDELIFNIMGHLPYLREHPTGIAVINLRTKEMKLLGQVEEDMGNGQLGGFWHSNGSPDGKWAVGDTFKGSVYAINRATGKRTMLTTGHKMRPDHTHPIVSKDSKRVLIQSGMLTDGKALNLMVVALPEE from the coding sequence ATGAAAACACGCACCCTTCTCATCACCGCGCTCTGCGCATTTATTGTTCCCGCCGCGCTCGACGCGTCCAATGTCGGCAAGCGTTATCCGTCGGAAATGCGCACCATGACCGACCGCGTCACCGGAGCCACGCTCACCGTGCTCACCGCGTCCAGCTTCAGCGACGCCAAGCCCTACCAGACGCACGACACCTGGACGGCCGACGGCAACTGGATCATCTTCCGCTCCACGCGTGACGGCGCCAAAAACGGCCAGATTTTTGTCGTGAGCGAAATCACCGGCGACATCATTCAGCTCACCGGTGATCCCGCCACCAACACCGGCTCGATCAACCTCTCGCGCAAGGAAATGAAACTCTACTATTCGCGCGGTGGTCCGCGCCGCCTGCCGCCCGGATCGGTGACCACGCTGGAAGCCCCGAGGCCCCTCCAAGTCATCGAGCTCAACATCGGCAACCTCATTGCCGACAGCATGGCCGGCGAACTAAAAGCTCCCGAAACCTACGAGCGCATTGTCGTCACGCTTCCCGATGATGTGCGCGACGGCGGCCTCGCGCTCGACGCCGACGAGACGCGCCTCTACTGGGGCGTCAACTACGCAAAACCCGACCTGCAGGCGCGCCAGCGCCAGGCTGCCGCCGCGCGCGATTCCAAGGGCGCCCGCCAGATCGACAAAAGCAACACCGACCCGAAAGTTGACCGCGAAGCCAACCGCAAACGCTTCGCCGAGGCCGGCAAGGGCGACTGCGGCATCAAGATGATCGACATCGCCACCGGCAAAATCACCGACGTCATCAAAGTCCCCTTCCGTCTCGGCCATCTGCAGGCCAATCCGTGGACGCCCGGTGAAATCATCTATTGTCACGAAACCACCGGCGACGCCGTGCAGCGCATCTGGGCCTGCAACGCCGACGGCTCCAACAATCGCCCCATCTACGTCGAAACCGACGACGAGTGGATCACGCACGAAACCGTGGCCGGCCCCGATGAACTCATCTTCAACATCATGGGCCACCTCCCCTACCTTCGCGAGCACCCGACCGGCATCGCCGTCATCAATCTCCGCACAAAAGAGATGAAGCTGCTCGGCCAGGTCGAGGAGGACATGGGCAACGGCCAGCTCGGCGGCTTCTGGCACAGCAACGGCTCCCCCGACGGCAAGTGGGCGGTCGGCGACACCTTCAAAGGCAGTGTTTACGCGATCAACCGCGCCACCGGCAAACGCACGATGCTCACCACCGGCCACAAAATGCGCCCCGACCACACGCACCCGATCGTGAGCAAGGATAGCAAGCGCGTGCTCATCCAGTCCGGCATGCTCACCGACGGCAAGGCCCTCAACCTGATGGTCGTCGCGCTGCCGGAAGAATAA
- a CDS encoding FAD-dependent oxidoreductase, translated as MTDSVNNLSRRTFLQTGLGAGAVAWASIAFGAKSVSGKNALPGALERQSASTQFLENEVDVLVVGGGTAGHVAAIQAARAGAKTLLVERSSMLGGTMTLGGVAWPGIFHAWGKQIIGGFGWELVKKAAEFDGDPIPDFTVPYEGRKHWQHQIRINQHLYALLAEEAVLGAGAELCYYEFPAGIRAEPDGWIVATAGPGVCRTIRARQLVDATGGADIAGMAGLARLRENETQPGSILYKTGSGFIPGRDKTRAIYVHGADSSSALTRTRDNQQARSSVLKRLRAIKEKTPEKAKLTHLQPEVSIRESWRIDAEYNVTVDDYRSGRKFPDAVCNAFYPVDLHTKTGVRPEQLSEGTVPTIPRRALIPKGGKNILVAGRSVGSDRLANSGFRVQAPCMAMGQAAGAIAVLAARKKCQPIDVPFGEVRALLEQHGAIVP; from the coding sequence ATGACTGACTCTGTTAATAATCTTTCAAGGCGAACTTTTTTGCAAACCGGCCTTGGCGCCGGCGCGGTTGCGTGGGCGAGCATTGCGTTTGGCGCAAAAAGCGTGTCCGGAAAAAACGCGTTGCCCGGGGCGCTTGAGCGCCAATCGGCCAGCACGCAGTTTCTGGAAAACGAGGTCGATGTCCTGGTTGTCGGCGGCGGCACGGCGGGGCATGTTGCGGCCATTCAGGCGGCGCGCGCCGGGGCGAAGACATTGCTTGTCGAGCGCTCGTCCATGCTTGGCGGAACCATGACGCTCGGCGGCGTGGCCTGGCCGGGCATCTTTCACGCATGGGGCAAGCAGATCATCGGAGGGTTTGGCTGGGAGCTTGTTAAAAAGGCGGCCGAGTTTGACGGCGATCCCATCCCGGATTTCACGGTGCCCTACGAGGGCCGCAAACACTGGCAGCACCAGATCAGGATCAATCAACATTTATACGCGCTTCTCGCGGAGGAGGCGGTGCTGGGCGCGGGCGCGGAGCTTTGTTATTACGAGTTTCCCGCGGGCATCCGCGCGGAGCCGGACGGCTGGATTGTCGCCACCGCCGGGCCGGGTGTTTGCCGCACAATTCGCGCGCGCCAGCTCGTCGACGCCACCGGCGGCGCCGACATTGCGGGCATGGCCGGATTGGCGCGGCTCCGTGAAAATGAAACCCAGCCGGGCTCGATTTTATACAAGACGGGGAGCGGCTTCATTCCCGGGCGCGACAAAACCCGCGCGATTTATGTCCATGGCGCGGACTCTTCGTCGGCGCTCACGCGAACACGCGACAACCAGCAGGCGCGGAGTTCCGTTTTGAAACGCCTGCGCGCGATCAAGGAAAAGACGCCGGAGAAGGCAAAGCTCACGCATTTGCAGCCGGAGGTGTCCATCCGCGAAAGCTGGAGAATCGACGCGGAATACAACGTGACCGTCGATGACTACCGCTCCGGGCGAAAATTCCCCGACGCGGTGTGCAACGCGTTTTACCCGGTTGACTTGCACACAAAAACTGGCGTGCGCCCCGAGCAGCTAAGCGAGGGAACCGTGCCGACAATTCCACGGCGCGCGTTGATACCGAAGGGCGGAAAAAACATTCTCGTCGCGGGCCGCTCGGTCGGCAGCGACCGGCTGGCCAATTCCGGCTTCCGAGTCCAGGCCCCGTGCATGGCGATGGGGCAGGCCGCCGGCGCAATCGCGGTTCTGGCCGCGAGGAAAAAATGCCAGCCGATTGACGTTCCCTTCGGGGAGGTTCGCGCGTTGCTCGAACAGCACGGCGCGATTGTTCCCTGA
- the miaB gene encoding tRNA (N6-isopentenyl adenosine(37)-C2)-methylthiotransferase MiaB, whose product MNRVYIKTYGCQMNERDSEAVAAMLRARGYRIVRSEDECDIMLLNTCSVRDAAEQKAIGKASYMRGRKRRNPDFVLGILGCMAQNRGAALLDKLPDVDLVIGTQKFHQVPGYLDNIRAAREAGLPVGETIVDIAEEAGSQNTIKDHRVFDSDEAGEKQVSAFVSIQQGCNMDCAFCIVPKTRGDERSRPMDDIVEECRRLAERGVREITLLGQIVTSYGRRDYTHTGGISPFVQLLERVHAVDGIERIRFTSPHPRGFKQDLVDAFAPGRMPKLCEQVHLPMQSGSERILKAMNRPYSPARYKEIVDSLRAANPDIYFSTDVIVGFPGETDEDFEQTRELFEACNYDMAYVFKYSIRTGTPAAALADQVPDEVKEHRNQILLDILHRNSLRRNESLVGTVQEVLVEGRDKTGLHFTGRTRGNRVAIFDTQPHRVGQLVPFRIERATVSSLYGHLA is encoded by the coding sequence ATGAACCGGGTTTACATCAAGACATACGGATGCCAGATGAACGAGCGCGACAGCGAGGCGGTCGCGGCGATGTTGCGCGCCCGGGGCTACCGCATCGTGCGGAGCGAGGACGAGTGCGACATCATGCTGCTGAACACGTGCAGCGTGCGCGACGCCGCCGAGCAGAAAGCCATCGGCAAGGCGTCCTACATGCGGGGCCGCAAGCGCCGCAATCCCGACTTCGTCCTCGGCATCCTCGGCTGCATGGCGCAGAACCGCGGCGCCGCGCTGCTCGACAAACTGCCCGACGTCGACCTGGTCATCGGCACGCAAAAGTTTCACCAGGTGCCCGGTTATCTCGACAACATCCGCGCCGCGCGCGAAGCGGGCCTGCCCGTCGGCGAAACCATCGTGGACATTGCCGAGGAGGCCGGCTCCCAGAACACGATCAAGGATCACCGCGTGTTTGACTCGGACGAAGCCGGCGAAAAACAAGTGAGCGCGTTCGTCTCGATCCAGCAGGGCTGCAACATGGATTGCGCGTTTTGCATCGTGCCAAAAACGCGCGGCGACGAACGCTCGCGCCCGATGGACGACATCGTGGAGGAATGCCGGCGGCTTGCGGAGCGCGGCGTGCGCGAGATCACACTGCTCGGCCAGATTGTGACGAGCTACGGGCGGCGCGATTACACGCACACCGGCGGCATTTCGCCCTTCGTGCAACTGCTCGAGCGCGTGCACGCCGTCGACGGCATCGAGCGCATCCGCTTCACCTCGCCGCATCCGCGCGGGTTCAAGCAGGACCTGGTCGACGCCTTCGCGCCGGGCCGCATGCCGAAACTTTGCGAGCAAGTGCACCTGCCCATGCAATCGGGCAGCGAGCGCATCCTCAAGGCGATGAACCGGCCTTACTCACCCGCGCGCTACAAGGAAATCGTCGATTCACTGCGCGCGGCGAACCCCGATATTTATTTTTCGACCGACGTGATCGTCGGCTTCCCCGGCGAAACGGACGAGGATTTCGAGCAAACGCGCGAGCTCTTCGAGGCATGCAATTATGACATGGCCTATGTATTCAAATATTCGATACGCACGGGCACGCCCGCCGCCGCGCTCGCCGACCAGGTTCCCGACGAGGTGAAGGAGCATCGCAACCAAATCCTGCTCGACATCCTGCACCGCAATTCCCTCCGCCGAAACGAGTCGCTTGTCGGCACCGTGCAGGAGGTGCTCGTCGAGGGGCGCGACAAGACCGGTCTCCACTTCACCGGCCGCACGCGCGGCAACCGCGTCGCGATATTCGACACACAGCCGCACCGCGTCGGGCAGCTCGTGCCGTTCCGCATCGAGCGCGCCACGGTGAGCTCGCTCTACGGCCACCTCGCCTGA